Sequence from the bacterium genome:
CCGAAGAACCGCCAGGATCCGGTGACGTGCTTCGAGGACATCACCGCTCCGGTTCGCGACTGGGACGTGGATCGGCAGGGCTACCTGTGGATCGCCACCATCAACGGAGCCTATTACACACAGGGCGGCGTTCCGTTTGATTTGAACCAACTTCGCTTCATCTGTACCGTGGATCTGCCGGTCGGCAATCAGGTGAATGCCATTCACGTGGATGCGCACGACAACAAGTGGTTCGGCACCGATCAGGGGGTCGCGGTGCTCGACAAGAGTTTCAGTTGGGTTCACGTGTTTCGTACCGCCGCCAGCATTGATAATCGCAGCGACCTGATCTCCAATGACGTTACCGCCATCTCCTCCAATCCGACTACCGGCGAGGTGTGGATCGGCACGGCCGACGGACTCTCCTGCTATACGTCGCCCTATGTCTCCTCGGATGTGGATTCGGAGATTTGGCCCTACCCCAATCCCTTCCGTGCCGACGGCGGTCAGCGGATGTGTATTGATCCGCAACGGTTCGGCAAACGATTCGATGAATTGCGGGTGATGACCATTTCCGGACGACTGGTGCGAAAACTGACCTGGTCCGAAATGCTCGACTGTCCGCAACGCGGAGGCTGGGACGGCCGCAACGAAGACGGCAAGCTCGTGGCGGGCGGCGTCTACCTGCTGGTTGCCACGACCGACGATGGCCAATCCACCCTGGGAAAAGTGGCGGTGCTGGGGAAGTGAGCCGGTGCCATGCTGCGACGACTTCTCATTCGCGACTATCTACTCGTCCGAAATCTTGAACTCGAATTCGAGCCCGGTCTGACCGTGTTGACCGGCGAGACCGGGGCCGGCAAGAGCATGATTCTCGGCGCGCTCGACGTGCTGCTCGGCGCGCGCTGTCCGAAAGATGCGGTTGCCGAGAGTGC
This genomic interval carries:
- a CDS encoding AAA family ATPase, with amino-acid sequence MLRRLLIRDYLLVRNLELEFEPGLTVLTGETGAGKSMILGALDVLLGARCPKDAVAESA